One Kribbella sp. NBC_00662 genomic region harbors:
- a CDS encoding type II toxin-antitoxin system PemK/MazF family toxin, with the protein MADHVVERPEYPGDFEGTVHVEYKPHPDDGVADPGEIVWTWVPFEEDHHRGKDRPVLVVGSDDVYLLALILTSKDHDRDAADEARWGRVWMDIGSGAWDKEHRPSEIRLDRVLRIDPQQVRREGAVIDEELFNQVAAELHQLHRS; encoded by the coding sequence ATGGCGGATCACGTGGTGGAGCGTCCGGAGTACCCCGGGGACTTCGAGGGGACCGTGCACGTCGAGTACAAGCCGCACCCGGACGACGGGGTGGCCGATCCGGGCGAGATCGTCTGGACCTGGGTGCCGTTCGAGGAGGACCACCACCGGGGCAAGGACCGGCCCGTGCTCGTGGTCGGATCGGACGACGTCTACCTGCTGGCGCTCATCCTGACCAGCAAGGACCACGACCGCGACGCCGCCGACGAGGCGCGCTGGGGCCGGGTGTGGATGGACATCGGCAGCGGAGCCTGGGACAAGGAGCACCGGCCCAGCGAGATCCGGCTGGACCGGGTCCTGCGGATCGACCCGCAGCAGGTACGCCGCGAAGGCGCCGTGATCGACGAGGAGCTCTTCAACCAGGTCGCCGCCGAGCTCCACCAGCTCCACCGGAGCTAG
- a CDS encoding VanW family protein produces the protein MGRKQLAGIIAAAALGVLVVGYGAAFAFAGDKIPGDTTVLGIPIGGLSKDAAKAKLDAGLKDRIAAPIALKAGESKFTVAPADAGLTVDVDATVEAAGAGRSLSPARIWHALTGGDAVEPVVDKDDARLKAAIDKLAAQVNRPATEGTITFKGTEPVTHQPAPGLQLDAAKAPAAVVAAYPSDGNPKDLPVGVTQPKAGNDAIKKALTDFAEPAMSGPVRLTVGTKSVELQPAEIAPALTLTAQDGQVIPALRTKTLEPLFQQRFKALETLPKDATVQIVGAGPKVIPAVDGMVVDRTKVGAAILAILPKPTGERRAAVPLTPTKAKFTTEQATALGITEKMGDFQTQFPHAPYRNTNIGTAARKINGTLLKPNETFSLNKIVGERTKENGFTEGYIISGGKFEKDLGGGVSQSATTTFNAAFFAGLKVLEHKAHSVYISRYPVGREATVAWPNVDLKFLNDSGHGILVQTVFKPSTPGNSGSIRVIIWGTKVWDITAGQSAKTNFRQPVVQYNPAAGCEAQAPTPGFDITIFRYFAKNGARVKTEQFTTKYNAANDIRCGPKPGTTPTPPPGGTTTPPGRVKPPTKPAS, from the coding sequence GTGGGGAGAAAGCAGCTCGCGGGGATCATTGCCGCCGCGGCGCTCGGTGTGCTCGTCGTGGGGTACGGAGCGGCGTTCGCGTTCGCCGGTGACAAGATCCCCGGTGACACGACCGTGCTCGGGATCCCGATCGGCGGGCTCTCCAAGGACGCCGCGAAGGCCAAGCTCGACGCCGGTCTGAAGGACCGGATCGCCGCCCCGATCGCGCTGAAGGCGGGCGAGTCGAAGTTCACCGTGGCCCCGGCCGACGCCGGCCTGACCGTCGACGTGGATGCCACCGTCGAGGCCGCGGGCGCGGGCCGCAGCCTCTCCCCGGCCCGGATCTGGCACGCACTCACCGGCGGTGACGCGGTCGAGCCGGTCGTCGACAAGGACGACGCGAGGCTCAAGGCCGCCATCGACAAGCTCGCCGCGCAGGTGAACCGGCCGGCCACCGAGGGCACGATCACGTTCAAGGGCACCGAGCCGGTCACGCATCAGCCGGCCCCCGGACTGCAGCTGGACGCCGCGAAGGCGCCGGCGGCCGTGGTCGCGGCGTACCCGTCGGACGGCAACCCGAAGGACCTTCCGGTCGGCGTGACCCAGCCGAAGGCCGGGAACGACGCGATCAAGAAGGCGCTCACCGACTTCGCCGAGCCGGCGATGTCCGGCCCGGTCCGGCTGACCGTCGGCACCAAGTCGGTCGAGCTGCAGCCGGCCGAGATCGCACCCGCGCTGACGCTGACCGCACAGGACGGCCAGGTCATCCCGGCGCTGCGGACGAAGACGCTGGAGCCGCTGTTCCAGCAGCGGTTCAAGGCCCTGGAGACGCTGCCCAAGGACGCCACGGTGCAGATCGTCGGCGCCGGGCCGAAGGTGATCCCGGCGGTCGACGGCATGGTCGTCGACCGGACCAAGGTCGGTGCGGCGATCCTGGCGATCCTGCCGAAGCCGACCGGCGAGCGGCGGGCCGCCGTACCGCTGACGCCGACCAAGGCGAAGTTCACCACCGAGCAGGCGACCGCGCTCGGGATCACCGAGAAGATGGGTGATTTCCAGACCCAGTTCCCGCACGCGCCGTACCGCAACACCAACATCGGCACCGCCGCGCGGAAGATCAACGGGACGCTGCTCAAGCCGAACGAGACGTTCAGCCTGAACAAGATCGTCGGCGAGCGGACCAAGGAGAACGGGTTCACCGAGGGCTACATCATCAGCGGCGGGAAGTTCGAGAAGGACCTCGGCGGCGGCGTCTCGCAGTCGGCGACCACCACTTTCAACGCGGCCTTCTTCGCCGGGCTGAAGGTTCTCGAGCACAAGGCGCACAGCGTCTACATCTCGCGCTACCCGGTCGGCCGGGAGGCGACCGTCGCGTGGCCGAACGTCGACCTGAAGTTCCTGAACGACTCGGGTCACGGGATCCTGGTGCAGACGGTCTTCAAGCCGTCGACCCCGGGGAACTCGGGCAGCATCCGGGTGATCATCTGGGGCACGAAGGTCTGGGACATCACCGCCGGGCAGTCGGCCAAGACGAACTTCCGGCAGCCGGTCGTCCAGTACAACCCGGCGGCGGGCTGCGAGGCGCAGGCGCCGACCCCCGGCTTCGACATCACGATCTTCCGGTACTTCGCGAAGAACGGCGCGCGGGTCAAGACCGAGCAGTTCACCACGAAGTACAACGCCGCCAACGACATCCGCTGCGGCCCGAAGCCCGGCACCACCCCGACCCCACCACCCGGCGGTACCACCACGCCGCCGGGCCGGGTCAAGCCGCCGACGAAGCCGGCCAGCTAG
- the fdxA gene encoding ferredoxin, whose translation MTYVIAQPCVDLKDLACVEECPVDCIYEGNRMLYIHPDECVDCGACEPVCPVEAIYYEDDTPEQWKDYYTANVDFFNDLGSPGGASKLGKIDKDHPFIAALPPQEHDE comes from the coding sequence GTGACCTACGTCATCGCGCAGCCGTGTGTTGACCTGAAGGACCTCGCCTGTGTCGAGGAGTGCCCCGTCGACTGCATCTACGAGGGCAACCGGATGCTGTACATCCACCCCGACGAGTGCGTCGACTGCGGAGCGTGCGAGCCGGTCTGCCCGGTCGAGGCGATCTACTACGAGGACGACACCCCGGAGCAGTGGAAGGACTACTACACCGCGAACGTCGACTTCTTCAACGACCTCGGCTCGCCTGGAGGAGCGTCCAAGCTCGGCAAGATCGACAAGGACCACCCGTTCATCGCGGCCCTGCCCCCGCAGGAGCACGACGAGTAA
- the mshB gene encoding N-acetyl-1-D-myo-inositol-2-amino-2-deoxy-alpha-D-glucopyranoside deacetylase, with product MVELAERRLMLVHAHPDDETINNGATMARYVAEGAHVTLITCTLGEEGEVLVPELAHLASDQDDALGEHRIGELANAMAELGVTDHRFLGGAGKYRDTGMIYNDEGNADVPHETRKDSFWQADLVTAANDLVPIIRELRPQVLVTYDQWGNYGHPDHIKAHRVATYAADLAAARSYREDLGPAWDIPKIYWTAMAESRMRSQLRMLRDAGDQTTFEGLDPDGPMPPMITPDRLIDCVIDGEQFVDRKMNAMKAHATQITVDGPFFALSNNLGNQIWGSEPYRLVKGTAAPGPDGVEHDLFAGL from the coding sequence ATGGTTGAGCTTGCTGAGCGCCGGCTGATGCTGGTGCACGCCCACCCGGACGACGAAACCATCAACAACGGTGCCACGATGGCGCGCTACGTGGCTGAAGGCGCCCACGTCACGCTGATCACCTGCACTCTCGGTGAGGAGGGTGAGGTCCTCGTCCCCGAGCTCGCCCACCTGGCCTCCGACCAGGACGACGCGCTCGGCGAGCACCGGATCGGTGAGCTCGCCAACGCGATGGCCGAGCTCGGAGTGACCGACCACCGTTTCCTCGGCGGCGCGGGCAAGTACCGCGACACCGGGATGATCTACAACGACGAGGGCAACGCCGACGTCCCGCACGAGACCCGCAAGGACAGCTTCTGGCAGGCCGACCTGGTCACCGCGGCGAACGATCTGGTCCCGATCATCCGTGAGCTCCGCCCGCAGGTCCTGGTGACCTACGACCAGTGGGGCAACTACGGCCACCCGGATCACATCAAGGCACACCGCGTCGCGACGTACGCCGCCGACCTCGCCGCCGCCCGGTCGTACCGCGAGGACCTCGGCCCGGCCTGGGACATCCCGAAGATCTACTGGACCGCGATGGCCGAGTCCCGGATGCGCTCGCAGCTCCGGATGCTCCGCGACGCCGGCGACCAGACCACGTTCGAGGGGCTGGACCCCGACGGCCCGATGCCGCCGATGATCACCCCCGACCGCCTGATCGACTGCGTGATCGACGGCGAGCAGTTCGTCGACCGCAAGATGAACGCGATGAAGGCGCACGCCACCCAGATCACCGTCGACGGCCCGTTCTTCGCCCTGTCGAACAACCTCGGCAACCAGATCTGGGGCTCCGAGCCGTACCGCCTGGTCAAGGGCACCGCGGCGCCCGGCCCGGACGGCGTCGAGCACGACCTGTTCGCCGGCCTGTAG
- a CDS encoding NAD-dependent dehydratase has protein sequence MRLLVLGGTKNLGRHVVEAALASGHDVTLFNRGLTNPSLYPSVRRLVGERAAPDVLASGEWDGVIDMSGFLVRDVSLSAALLRDRCGFYTYMSSIAVYASKVIPGMTEYAPLLPWPDGAPEDHFTMDLYGPSKVRNESLLTATFGDRTAAVRSGFVVGPYNPDFGNWGWALAYNEPLECAARPDQPIQYIDARDLAAFLLHLTTDRLPGPYNAVGPTHTMTDLADAWRSAVPNPPAVNWEPSEDRFHLPHDGTNDGTFQLDNTRALTACLQLRPPEESARDYVTWIQEGNIPPDPPH, from the coding sequence GTGAGGCTCCTCGTCCTGGGTGGTACGAAGAATCTCGGCCGCCACGTCGTCGAGGCAGCGCTTGCCTCCGGCCACGATGTCACGCTCTTCAACCGCGGTCTGACGAACCCGTCGTTGTACCCCTCCGTACGCCGTCTCGTCGGCGAGCGTGCGGCGCCGGACGTGTTGGCGAGTGGGGAGTGGGACGGCGTGATCGACATGTCCGGCTTCCTCGTCCGGGACGTCTCGCTGAGCGCCGCTTTGCTGCGCGACCGATGCGGCTTCTACACCTACATGTCGTCGATCGCGGTCTATGCCAGCAAGGTGATTCCCGGCATGACGGAGTACGCACCGTTGCTGCCCTGGCCGGACGGCGCACCCGAGGACCACTTCACGATGGACCTCTACGGCCCGTCCAAAGTCCGCAACGAATCGTTGCTCACCGCCACCTTCGGCGACCGAACCGCCGCCGTACGCTCCGGCTTCGTCGTCGGCCCTTACAACCCCGACTTCGGCAACTGGGGCTGGGCCTTGGCCTACAACGAACCTCTCGAATGCGCCGCCCGGCCCGACCAGCCCATCCAGTACATCGACGCCCGCGACCTGGCCGCCTTCCTCCTCCACCTCACCACCGACCGCCTGCCCGGTCCCTACAACGCAGTCGGCCCAACCCACACCATGACCGACCTCGCCGACGCCTGGCGCTCCGCCGTACCCAACCCTCCTGCGGTGAACTGGGAACCTTCCGAAGACCGCTTCCACCTCCCCCACGACGGCACCAACGACGGCACCTTCCAACTCGACAACACCCGAGCCCTGACCGCCTGCCTCCAACTCCGCCCACCCGAAGAGTCCGCCCGCGACTACGTCACCTGGATCCAAGAGGGAAACATCCCGCCCGACCCGCCTCACTAA
- a CDS encoding (deoxy)nucleoside triphosphate pyrophosphohydrolase produces MQTVVGVAVVRDGLVLAAYRPDGGWEFPGGKVEPGETDEQAAVREIREELDLEIKVGDSLGPGVDISPDYRLHVYLATAVAGDPVLREHSELRWFGPAELDENDWLEPDRPFVRALRRQL; encoded by the coding sequence ATGCAGACAGTTGTTGGAGTCGCCGTCGTCCGCGACGGACTGGTGCTCGCGGCGTACCGCCCCGACGGCGGCTGGGAGTTCCCGGGCGGGAAGGTCGAGCCGGGGGAGACCGACGAGCAGGCCGCGGTGCGGGAGATCCGCGAGGAGCTCGACCTGGAGATCAAGGTCGGCGACTCGCTCGGGCCGGGCGTGGACATCTCGCCGGACTACCGTCTGCACGTCTATCTGGCCACGGCGGTCGCCGGAGATCCGGTACTGCGGGAGCACTCGGAACTGCGCTGGTTCGGGCCGGCCGAGCTCGACGAGAACGACTGGCTGGAGCCGGATCGCCCGTTCGTGCGGGCCTTGCGCCGGCAGTTGTGA
- a CDS encoding phosphotransferase family protein, whose amino-acid sequence MSDPVLEATKAPGVGALSGELLRQWGSSEVWRLSYGLRSVIVKRGTDGQADEAAAYERFVVPLGLPAPSLLHRYRSPEAGVLVLADVGRVTLEQEPSAEGFVAAAELAATIRSREVPQRSEFPPERVKEMAARIGRIDFDLSPLTEALAALHRDVPVGVVHGDFVPKNLVTDGVRWTAIDWPGAYLAPHLSDLYTLLRDAESLGHDRAPIVARYIDAAGTNPAVVERQLLVGGGCFYLVALKFIVEEGLRTIPESADWIDGLLRELADVVGALS is encoded by the coding sequence GTGTCGGATCCGGTTCTCGAGGCTACGAAGGCTCCTGGGGTCGGCGCGTTGAGCGGGGAGTTGTTACGGCAGTGGGGGTCGTCCGAGGTGTGGCGGTTGTCGTACGGGCTTCGCAGCGTGATCGTGAAGCGGGGGACCGATGGGCAGGCCGACGAGGCGGCGGCGTACGAGCGTTTCGTCGTACCGCTCGGGCTCCCGGCGCCTTCGTTGCTGCATCGGTATCGCTCCCCGGAGGCGGGCGTGCTGGTGCTGGCGGACGTCGGGCGGGTGACGTTGGAGCAGGAGCCGAGCGCGGAGGGCTTCGTTGCGGCTGCCGAGCTGGCTGCGACGATCCGGTCGCGGGAGGTGCCGCAGCGTAGTGAGTTCCCGCCGGAGCGGGTGAAGGAGATGGCGGCCCGGATCGGGCGGATCGACTTCGATCTCAGCCCGTTGACCGAGGCGCTGGCCGCGCTGCACCGCGACGTACCTGTCGGGGTTGTGCATGGTGACTTCGTGCCCAAGAACCTGGTCACCGACGGCGTGCGCTGGACTGCGATCGACTGGCCGGGCGCGTATCTGGCGCCGCATCTCAGCGACCTCTACACCCTGCTGCGTGACGCCGAGTCGCTCGGTCATGACCGTGCCCCGATAGTTGCCCGCTACATCGATGCCGCAGGCACCAATCCTGCCGTGGTCGAGCGGCAGCTCTTGGTCGGCGGTGGTTGCTTCTACCTGGTCGCGTTGAAGTTCATCGTCGAGGAGGGTCTGCGGACGATCCCGGAGTCGGCGGACTGGATCGACGGGCTGCTGAGGGAGCTCGCTGACGTCGTCGGTGCGTTGTCGTGA
- a CDS encoding GNAT family N-acetyltransferase, whose protein sequence is MSGLGARDIGHRVVVRHRIPGGLTDLIGVLQAGDPQMLAVRHADGTLHEIPTADVTAAKTIPEMPLRPVDVDQLFLTAALGRPAAETAYVGHWLLRASSGWTGRGNSLLPAGDPGMPIPDALQQATAFYDERRLPPQAQVRLGSPQDEEIRACGWVDARPEQSDVLVMHTTLDHVNAEPAYDVELTERPGDAWYAAAFEGPVPVVAPKVLEGAAKAVFASVRLDGAVVAVGRGSMTGHWLGVDAIRVCSGYRRRGLGTAIVQGLARWAGPHGGRRTYLEVLLENAAAMATYTRLGYREAYRYRYLTNR, encoded by the coding sequence GTGTCAGGCCTCGGCGCCCGTGATATCGGCCACCGTGTCGTCGTCCGGCACCGGATACCGGGCGGTCTGACCGATCTGATCGGCGTTCTGCAGGCCGGGGACCCCCAGATGCTGGCTGTCCGGCACGCGGACGGCACGCTGCACGAGATCCCGACCGCGGACGTGACGGCGGCCAAGACGATCCCGGAGATGCCGCTGCGCCCGGTTGACGTCGACCAACTGTTCCTCACCGCCGCGTTGGGCCGCCCGGCTGCAGAGACGGCGTACGTCGGCCACTGGTTGCTGCGAGCATCCTCGGGCTGGACCGGCCGTGGCAACTCGCTCCTCCCCGCCGGCGACCCCGGTATGCCGATCCCGGACGCCCTGCAGCAGGCGACGGCCTTCTACGACGAACGCCGCCTCCCGCCACAGGCGCAGGTCCGCCTCGGCAGTCCCCAGGACGAGGAGATCCGTGCCTGCGGGTGGGTCGACGCCCGGCCGGAGCAGTCCGACGTACTCGTCATGCACACCACACTCGACCACGTGAACGCCGAGCCTGCGTACGACGTGGAGTTGACCGAGCGGCCGGGTGACGCGTGGTACGCGGCTGCTTTCGAAGGCCCAGTACCGGTTGTGGCACCGAAAGTGCTCGAGGGGGCCGCGAAGGCGGTGTTCGCGTCGGTCCGCCTGGACGGCGCGGTGGTAGCGGTCGGGCGAGGGTCTATGACGGGGCATTGGCTCGGCGTGGACGCGATCCGGGTCTGCTCGGGCTATCGGCGTCGGGGCCTTGGTACGGCGATCGTCCAGGGGCTGGCGCGGTGGGCGGGGCCGCACGGCGGGCGGCGTACCTATCTCGAGGTGCTGCTCGAGAACGCCGCCGCCATGGCGACGTACACGCGGCTCGGGTACCGCGAGGCGTACCGGTACCGCTATCTGACCAATCGGTGA
- a CDS encoding LuxR C-terminal-related transcriptional regulator, translated as MSVFPAVPVVRREDFAPEIVCEVYELGSHRRAPALVKELTSRQVTIGRMMSTGAKDAAIARELGLSLRTVRAEIGALIAGLGAKSRFQAGCLLVRRFG; from the coding sequence ATGTCGGTGTTTCCGGCAGTTCCGGTGGTGCGAAGAGAGGACTTCGCGCCTGAGATCGTCTGCGAGGTGTACGAGCTCGGGTCGCACCGGCGTGCTCCGGCACTGGTCAAAGAGCTGACCAGCCGACAGGTCACGATCGGCCGGATGATGTCGACCGGCGCCAAGGACGCCGCGATCGCGCGGGAGCTGGGCCTGTCGTTGCGGACGGTGCGCGCGGAGATCGGCGCGTTGATCGCGGGACTCGGCGCCAAGTCGCGGTTCCAGGCCGGGTGCCTGCTGGTCCGCCGCTTCGGCTGA
- the dapD gene encoding 2,3,4,5-tetrahydropyridine-2,6-dicarboxylate N-succinyltransferase produces MTETAVHAWGFGLATVTTAGDVLDVWYPSPALGARPEDTKAPAELIAAEGHDDLRQVRREVVATQIVLDDAPNGTADAYLRLHLLSHRLVRPHGVNLDGIFAALPNNAWTSLGPVQVDEIENVRLRARAAGQHLGVTSVDKFPRMTDYVVPSGVRIGDADRVRLGAHLAEGTTVMHEGFVNFNAGTLGTSMVEGRIVAGVVVDDGSDIGAGASIMGTLSGGGKQVISIGKRCLLGANGGTGISLGDDCVVEAGLYVTAGTKVTLPDGTTVKARELSGQPGLLFIRNSVTGAVEARPRKGEGITLNEALHANA; encoded by the coding sequence ATGACCGAGACTGCCGTGCATGCCTGGGGCTTCGGCCTTGCGACCGTGACGACCGCTGGAGACGTCCTGGACGTCTGGTACCCGTCGCCCGCGCTTGGGGCGCGGCCCGAGGACACCAAGGCGCCTGCCGAGCTGATCGCCGCCGAGGGCCACGACGACCTCCGGCAGGTACGGCGTGAGGTGGTGGCGACCCAGATCGTGCTGGACGACGCCCCGAACGGTACTGCGGACGCGTACCTCCGCCTGCACCTGCTCAGCCACCGCCTGGTCCGCCCGCACGGCGTGAACCTGGACGGCATCTTCGCCGCCCTCCCGAACAACGCCTGGACGTCCCTCGGCCCGGTCCAGGTGGACGAGATCGAGAACGTCCGGCTCCGGGCGCGTGCCGCCGGGCAGCACCTCGGCGTCACCAGCGTCGACAAGTTCCCGCGGATGACGGACTACGTCGTACCGTCCGGCGTCCGGATCGGGGACGCGGACCGGGTCCGGCTGGGCGCACACCTCGCCGAGGGCACCACGGTCATGCACGAGGGCTTCGTGAACTTCAACGCCGGCACGCTCGGTACGTCGATGGTCGAGGGCCGGATCGTGGCCGGGGTCGTGGTCGACGACGGCAGCGACATCGGCGCGGGCGCGTCGATCATGGGCACGCTGTCCGGCGGCGGCAAGCAGGTCATCTCGATCGGCAAGCGGTGCCTGCTCGGCGCGAACGGCGGGACCGGCATCTCGCTCGGCGACGACTGCGTGGTCGAGGCGGGGCTGTACGTGACCGCCGGCACCAAGGTCACCCTCCCGGACGGCACCACGGTCAAGGCCCGGGAGCTGTCCGGGCAGCCCGGTCTGCTCTTCATCCGCAACTCGGTCACCGGTGCGGTCGAGGCCCGGCCGCGCAAGGGCGAGGGCATCACGCTCAACGAGGCGCTGCACGCCAACGCCTGA
- a CDS encoding flavin reductase family protein, with amino-acid sequence MSSTEPSGSVPPAEFRTALGQFASGITIMSTLQDGVAHAMTANAFTSVSLDPPLVLVCVDKGVRMHAAVLDCGYWAASVLSGAQREIAERFARSGRDLYSQFDGIATSAGPKTGCPVVDGSLSWLECRTWATYDGGDHTIVVGEVLSLGTGEPADPSALIYHSSHYRNLPGN; translated from the coding sequence GTGTCCTCAACCGAGCCCAGCGGGAGCGTCCCGCCCGCGGAGTTCCGTACCGCGCTCGGGCAGTTCGCGTCGGGGATCACGATCATGAGCACGCTGCAGGACGGCGTCGCGCACGCGATGACCGCGAACGCGTTCACCTCGGTCTCGCTCGATCCGCCGCTGGTGCTCGTCTGCGTGGACAAGGGCGTGCGGATGCATGCCGCCGTACTTGACTGCGGGTACTGGGCGGCGTCGGTGCTGTCCGGTGCGCAGCGGGAGATCGCCGAGCGGTTCGCGCGGTCCGGCCGCGATCTGTACAGCCAGTTCGACGGCATCGCGACGTCGGCCGGCCCGAAGACCGGCTGCCCGGTGGTCGACGGCTCGCTGTCCTGGCTCGAGTGCCGCACGTGGGCGACGTACGACGGGGGCGACCACACGATCGTGGTGGGTGAGGTGCTGAGCCTCGGCACCGGCGAGCCGGCCGACCCGAGCGCGCTGATCTACCACTCCAGTCACTACCGGAATCTCCCGGGAAACTGA
- a CDS encoding MFS transporter — MHITQTRNRDAILAVLLTGQFMANIDTAVANVAGPSIGVDLHASEGAVGLVVSGYVVAFAVLLITGARLGSSLGYRRTFLLGLTVFTAASALCGLAPGISLLVVARFVQGAGAALMVPQVLSGIQLHFQGRDRLKALGYFSIALSGGAVAGQLLGGVLIAADLFGTGWRPIFLVNLPIGIALAVAGRRLLPADPVGRRDRLDLTGVLALSTTVLLVIVPLLLGSERGWPTWSWLCLLLSLPALALFEYGERRAAARGGRPLIARQVLADRSVRAGLLAHGCTSGTYFALLFVLALYLQGGLHKGPAYSGFAMVVWVAAFGLAGPILPKLRRGVRWMPVVGCLVLTAGYLCVLAYLLLGGHTGPLLFALLGIGGLGLGISANTLIGAVTSRMSSEYAADLSGVVATNAQLSGALGVALAGSTYAALAADPSRALEVVLAGFVVLTLIGSGAAHRLVR; from the coding sequence GTGCACATCACTCAGACACGAAATCGGGACGCGATCCTCGCCGTCCTGCTCACCGGCCAGTTCATGGCCAATATCGACACCGCGGTCGCGAACGTCGCCGGTCCGTCGATCGGCGTTGATCTGCACGCCTCCGAGGGCGCGGTCGGCCTGGTCGTCTCCGGGTACGTCGTCGCGTTCGCCGTACTGCTGATCACCGGAGCGCGGCTCGGCTCGTCGCTCGGGTATCGGCGGACGTTCCTGCTCGGTCTGACCGTCTTCACCGCGGCATCTGCCTTGTGCGGCCTCGCTCCCGGCATCTCGTTGCTGGTCGTTGCTCGCTTCGTCCAGGGTGCCGGTGCGGCGCTGATGGTGCCGCAGGTGCTCAGCGGCATCCAGTTGCACTTCCAGGGCCGCGACCGGCTCAAGGCGCTCGGCTACTTCTCGATCGCGCTGTCCGGCGGTGCAGTAGCCGGTCAGCTGCTCGGTGGCGTGTTGATCGCAGCTGACCTGTTCGGCACTGGCTGGCGGCCGATCTTCCTGGTCAACCTGCCCATCGGCATCGCGCTGGCTGTGGCCGGTCGTCGCCTGCTCCCTGCTGATCCGGTCGGACGTCGTGACCGCCTCGACCTGACCGGCGTACTCGCCTTGTCCACAACGGTTCTGCTCGTCATCGTGCCGCTCCTGCTCGGCTCCGAACGCGGCTGGCCCACCTGGTCCTGGCTGTGCCTCCTGCTCAGCCTGCCGGCGCTAGCGCTCTTCGAGTACGGCGAACGTCGTGCAGCCGCCCGCGGTGGCCGCCCGCTCATAGCGCGCCAGGTCCTCGCCGACCGCTCGGTCCGGGCCGGTCTGCTTGCCCACGGGTGCACCAGCGGCACGTACTTCGCTCTGCTGTTCGTTCTCGCCCTCTACCTCCAGGGCGGGCTGCACAAGGGCCCGGCGTACTCGGGCTTCGCCATGGTCGTCTGGGTGGCCGCCTTCGGCCTGGCCGGACCGATCCTGCCCAAACTGCGCAGGGGAGTGCGGTGGATGCCGGTCGTCGGCTGTCTGGTCCTGACCGCCGGCTACCTCTGCGTGCTGGCCTATCTGCTCCTCGGCGGCCACACCGGTCCGCTGCTGTTCGCTCTGCTGGGTATTGGCGGCCTGGGGCTCGGTATCAGCGCAAACACGCTCATCGGTGCGGTCACGTCGCGCATGTCCTCGGAGTACGCGGCTGACCTGTCCGGAGTGGTGGCGACGAACGCACAGCTCTCTGGAGCGCTAGGTGTCGCGCTGGCGGGCTCGACCTACGCTGCGCTGGCTGCGGACCCCAGTAGGGCGCTGGAGGTCGTGCTGGCGGGTTTCGTCGTACTGACGCTGATCGGGTCCGGTGCGGCTCACCGATTGGTCAGATAG